A genomic stretch from Scomber scombrus chromosome 8, fScoSco1.1, whole genome shotgun sequence includes:
- the LOC133985181 gene encoding uncharacterized protein LOC133985181 isoform X1, with protein sequence MVTRGRPSKSKMVALCITRVTVVVISCLLHVLSSWTWTQRRHDVTLRHVLFHFLALKELYTLVSIPPTTSKAANPKMLSCHCATDPIIRVVDVLYDYNNDDDNLWMSNGSLPFCSSTSPPSASSCVVCVRQGVYAVCGHLMQAVKLVMEASGRQIEIIKSECPWLLGDATVQSATESPAINPDTTGQWPIIIPILLILLFLFFLLMGYCIFKRNRNTSEPKIKKVEKNGDTFYLNIPDADIVKPEAEVQSGKKEAAARLNVPDANADEQESKAVN encoded by the exons ATGGTCACTAGGGGGCGcccctcaaaatccaagatggtagcACTGTGTATCACCAGGGTTacagttgtagtaatatcctgtttactACACGTTTTGTCTTCATGGACTTGGACGCAACGACGTCATGACGTCACGTTACGGCACGTCCTTTTTCACTTCCTCGCCCTCAAAGAGCTGTACACACTGGTCAGTATCCCACCAACCACGTCAAAAGCTGCAAACCCCAAG atgcTTAGTTGTCATTGTGCCACTGACCCAATCATCAGAGTTGTGGATGTGCTGTATGACTACAATAATGACGATGATAACCTCTGGATGAGCAACGGTTCACTTCCTTTctgctcctccacctctccaccTTCAGCCTCCagctgtgtggtgtgtgtgcggCAGGGTGTATACGCTGTGTGTGGTCACCTGATGCAGGCTGTGAAGCTGGTGATGGAGGCTTCAGGTCGACAGATAGAAATCATAAAGAGCG AGTGTCCCTGGCTTCTTGGTGATG ccaCAGTTCAGAGTGCTACTGAATCGCCAGCAATCAACCCAG ATACAACAGGACAATGGCCAATCATCATCcccatcctcctcatcctcctcttcctcttcttcctcctgatGGGTTACTGCATCTTCAAGAGAAATCGCAATACTTCTGAACCCAAGATCAAGAA AGTGGAAAAAAACGGAGACACCTTCTACCTGAACATACCTGATGCTGACATTGTCAAACCTGAAGCTGAAGTCcagagtggaaaaaaagaagcagctgcCCGCCTGAACGTACCTGATGCTAATGCTGATGAAC
- the LOC133985181 gene encoding uncharacterized protein LOC133985181 isoform X2, which translates to MVTRGRPSKSKMVALCITRVTVVVISCLLHVLSSWTWTQRRHDVTLRHVLFHFLALKELYTLVSIPPTTSKAANPKMLSCHCATDPIIRVVDVLYDYNNDDDNLWMSNGSLPFCSSTSPPSASSCVVCVRQGVYAVCGHLMQAVKLVMEASGRQIEIIKSECPWLLGDATVQSATESPAINPDTTGQWPIIIPILLILLFLFFLLMGYCIFKRNRNTSEPKIKVEKNGDTFYLNIPDADIVKPEAEVQSGKKEAAARLNVPDANADEQESKAVN; encoded by the exons ATGGTCACTAGGGGGCGcccctcaaaatccaagatggtagcACTGTGTATCACCAGGGTTacagttgtagtaatatcctgtttactACACGTTTTGTCTTCATGGACTTGGACGCAACGACGTCATGACGTCACGTTACGGCACGTCCTTTTTCACTTCCTCGCCCTCAAAGAGCTGTACACACTGGTCAGTATCCCACCAACCACGTCAAAAGCTGCAAACCCCAAG atgcTTAGTTGTCATTGTGCCACTGACCCAATCATCAGAGTTGTGGATGTGCTGTATGACTACAATAATGACGATGATAACCTCTGGATGAGCAACGGTTCACTTCCTTTctgctcctccacctctccaccTTCAGCCTCCagctgtgtggtgtgtgtgcggCAGGGTGTATACGCTGTGTGTGGTCACCTGATGCAGGCTGTGAAGCTGGTGATGGAGGCTTCAGGTCGACAGATAGAAATCATAAAGAGCG AGTGTCCCTGGCTTCTTGGTGATG ccaCAGTTCAGAGTGCTACTGAATCGCCAGCAATCAACCCAG ATACAACAGGACAATGGCCAATCATCATCcccatcctcctcatcctcctcttcctcttcttcctcctgatGGGTTACTGCATCTTCAAGAGAAATCGCAATACTTCTGAACCCAAGATCAA AGTGGAAAAAAACGGAGACACCTTCTACCTGAACATACCTGATGCTGACATTGTCAAACCTGAAGCTGAAGTCcagagtggaaaaaaagaagcagctgcCCGCCTGAACGTACCTGATGCTAATGCTGATGAAC